A genomic stretch from Sulfoacidibacillus ferrooxidans includes:
- a CDS encoding class I adenylate-forming enzyme family protein: protein MHVAKNPTMEAIVCENRSETWEQMWERTNRLGHALHNLGIQKSDRVGVMLENCVEFVESFVALMKLGVIITPINIHLGTEELAYQLNHAEVRCVITNSNHAEKLMMIRMQVPSVSFIMIVGTEKLDHTLLYEDLIDQADSNELETLVFPEDIHMIMYTSGTTGRPKGAIRGYDENYHTGIAAAIEWGLHVGDRYLAVTPLYHAASCAWLLTTFITGGTVIILPKFTPTDFLEAIASRDVTWSMMVPVMYDRLLMLTDEELLRYQLKNLRLFVSGGAPLHTITKIKLKKWLPAISLYEFYGSTELGISTVLRDEDQLRKERCVGKALQDVELRLLDPSGNQIQNGELGILYSRGLCGFRGYWRDDQATKDAFTDEEWATVGDIARQDNEGYFYIVDRAKDLVITGGVNVYPTEVESVIMDISEIADVAVIGVPDPKWGESLKAIVVVKAGYELTEQDIISYCKNHLAGFKVPKSVDFVLQIPRTPTGKILKRELRKPYWGDTTIQIS, encoded by the coding sequence ATGCATGTAGCTAAAAACCCAACGATGGAGGCAATCGTTTGTGAAAATAGAAGTGAAACTTGGGAGCAGATGTGGGAGCGTACAAACCGTTTAGGACATGCCTTACATAACCTTGGTATACAAAAATCAGATCGTGTCGGTGTAATGCTCGAAAATTGTGTTGAGTTCGTAGAGAGCTTTGTAGCATTAATGAAATTGGGAGTGATCATTACACCTATCAATATACACTTAGGAACAGAAGAATTAGCCTATCAATTAAACCACGCAGAGGTACGCTGTGTAATTACAAATAGCAATCATGCAGAAAAATTAATGATGATCCGAATGCAAGTACCAAGTGTTTCTTTTATTATGATTGTTGGAACAGAAAAACTTGATCATACATTACTTTATGAGGATCTTATAGATCAAGCTGACTCAAATGAGCTAGAAACACTAGTCTTTCCTGAAGATATTCATATGATTATGTATACTTCTGGAACAACTGGTCGACCCAAAGGAGCTATTCGTGGTTATGATGAGAATTACCACACGGGCATAGCAGCTGCCATAGAATGGGGGTTACATGTAGGTGATCGCTATTTAGCGGTAACACCGCTTTATCATGCAGCGTCGTGTGCATGGTTACTGACTACATTTATTACAGGTGGAACAGTTATTATTTTACCGAAATTTACACCAACAGATTTCCTGGAAGCGATTGCAAGTCGCGATGTGACTTGGTCGATGATGGTGCCAGTGATGTATGATCGGTTACTTATGCTTACAGACGAAGAGTTGTTACGCTATCAGTTAAAAAATTTGCGACTCTTTGTCTCAGGAGGAGCACCATTACATACAATTACAAAAATCAAATTAAAAAAATGGCTACCAGCCATTTCATTGTATGAATTTTATGGAAGTACAGAACTTGGCATATCCACTGTATTACGCGATGAGGATCAATTACGTAAAGAACGATGTGTGGGTAAAGCACTTCAAGATGTAGAATTACGTCTTTTAGATCCATCTGGTAATCAAATTCAAAATGGAGAATTAGGTATTCTTTACTCTCGAGGTTTATGTGGGTTTCGTGGTTATTGGAGAGATGATCAAGCTACAAAAGATGCTTTTACAGATGAAGAATGGGCTACAGTTGGCGATATAGCTCGTCAAGATAATGAAGGTTACTTTTACATAGTAGATAGAGCAAAGGATTTGGTGATTACGGGGGGTGTAAACGTCTATCCAACAGAAGTTGAAAGTGTAATCATGGATATCAGCGAAATTGCAGATGTAGCAGTAATTGGTGTCCCTGATCCCAAGTGGGGGGAGTCACTGAAAGCGATCGTTGTTGTAAAAGCAGGATACGAGTTAACAGAACAAGACATTATTTCATACTGTAAAAATCATCTGGCTGGATTCAAAGTGCCCAAATCTGTAGATTTTGTTTTACAAATACCACGGACTCCCACCGGTAAGATCTTAAAAAGGGAATTAAGAAAACCATATTGGGGAGATACAACTATACAGATATCATAA
- a CDS encoding ABC transporter ATP-binding protein encodes MGMHVGGGLGPMSGNGSGGGHNRSKMHELAKNEHLDWAIVRRALFALTPYRLQAVFVSLLLLAIAAGSVLPAWLTEQMIDVGIAHANVHLLILYTLMLILTTVVTGLLGVWQTWLSNVIAQDVMADYRLMLFNHIQRQSISFFSTRQSGDLVSRVMNDVTAIQNVITTTLVGLVSNVLVITATLLLMFSMNWQMAVLSLVVVPAFVFPTQRVGRLRQNIQGNIQHKLSQLTIQLTEQFGVSGALLTRIFTREQAEATRFHQTSQELRDLQVRRILVGRWLFMWLGMFSAIGPALLFGYGGWLVIHHLIALGTVVAFTTLLGRLYNPLSQLAQLHVSILSSIALYRRIFGLLDIEPEIHDGSNQLNPAFISGKIELHGVSHRYSTQTETGLLVLKNIDFTVDPGQMVALVGPSGAGKTTILNLISRFYDPLCGEVMIDGIDIREFTLTSLRAHMGLVPQDPFFFHDTIHENLLIAKPNATRAEMITACMAAQIHETIDNLPEGYDTVVGERGYRLSGGERQRLAIARVLLREPKIVLLDEATSALDTLVERKIQTALLELLRGRTSIVIAHRLSTVLSANYIIVIDEGTIVAQGTHAALLENSLLYRSLYEAQFANT; translated from the coding sequence ATGGGAATGCATGTAGGTGGAGGTCTAGGTCCAATGTCCGGCAATGGATCTGGTGGTGGACATAACCGATCTAAAATGCATGAACTTGCAAAGAACGAACATTTAGATTGGGCTATTGTTCGAAGAGCTCTATTTGCACTAACACCTTATCGATTACAAGCTGTATTTGTTTCTCTACTTTTATTGGCAATTGCCGCAGGTAGTGTTCTTCCTGCTTGGCTCACAGAACAAATGATTGATGTTGGCATTGCTCACGCCAATGTGCACTTGCTAATTTTATATACACTCATGCTTATATTGACAACAGTTGTAACAGGACTGCTTGGTGTATGGCAAACTTGGTTATCTAATGTTATAGCTCAAGATGTCATGGCAGATTATCGACTTATGCTTTTCAATCATATTCAACGCCAATCAATCAGTTTTTTTTCAACTCGACAATCAGGAGATCTAGTTTCGAGAGTGATGAACGATGTCACTGCAATTCAAAATGTAATTACAACAACACTTGTTGGCTTAGTCAGCAATGTGCTCGTTATAACTGCCACGTTATTACTCATGTTTAGTATGAATTGGCAAATGGCTGTGTTGTCGCTCGTTGTTGTTCCTGCATTTGTTTTCCCAACACAACGAGTAGGTCGGTTACGACAAAACATACAAGGCAATATTCAGCATAAATTATCACAATTAACCATTCAACTAACCGAACAATTTGGTGTGAGTGGTGCGTTATTGACTCGTATTTTTACCAGGGAACAAGCAGAAGCTACACGCTTTCATCAAACAAGCCAAGAATTACGTGATTTACAAGTGAGAAGAATCTTAGTTGGACGTTGGTTATTTATGTGGCTAGGGATGTTTTCAGCCATCGGACCTGCTTTATTGTTTGGATACGGGGGATGGCTTGTCATTCACCACCTCATTGCACTAGGAACAGTTGTTGCATTTACAACACTTTTAGGTCGATTATATAATCCACTGAGTCAATTGGCACAACTGCATGTGAGCATACTTTCCTCTATTGCCCTCTATCGCCGCATTTTTGGATTGCTTGATATTGAACCTGAAATTCACGATGGATCCAATCAATTGAATCCTGCATTTATTTCCGGAAAAATCGAATTGCATGGTGTGTCACATCGATATTCTACTCAAACTGAAACAGGACTTCTTGTATTAAAAAATATTGATTTTACTGTAGACCCTGGACAAATGGTCGCGCTAGTTGGACCTAGTGGTGCAGGAAAAACAACGATTTTAAACCTCATCTCTCGTTTTTATGATCCATTATGTGGTGAAGTGATGATTGATGGGATAGATATTCGAGAATTCACACTGACATCGCTACGAGCACACATGGGACTTGTGCCTCAAGATCCTTTTTTCTTTCATGATACCATTCATGAAAATTTATTAATTGCTAAGCCAAATGCCACGCGTGCGGAAATGATTACCGCATGTATGGCGGCTCAGATTCACGAGACTATTGATAACTTACCTGAGGGATATGATACGGTTGTTGGTGAACGTGGATATCGACTTTCTGGTGGTGAAAGGCAACGCTTAGCGATTGCACGTGTGCTTTTACGAGAACCCAAAATTGTGCTTTTAGATGAAGCGACTAGCGCACTGGATACTCTTGTGGAGCGAAAAATCCAGACAGCACTTTTGGAGCTATTGCGTGGAAGAACATCGATTGTCATTGCACATCGTCTTTCAACAGTGCTCTCAGCTAACTATATTATCGTAATTGATGAAGGAACTATTGTTGCACAAGGGACACATGCCGCACTACTTGAAAATAGCTTGCTGTATCGCTCACTTTACGAAGCGCAATTTGCAAACACCTGA
- a CDS encoding substrate-binding domain-containing protein codes for MSSIPLFKYPNAEVFVNVASSQNPPLTTVKQDMEVMGERAAEELLHMIKDKTYAPQVIIVDTTLIKRGTCTSPN; via the coding sequence ATGTCAAGCATACCGTTATTTAAATATCCTAATGCGGAGGTATTTGTAAATGTAGCATCTTCTCAAAATCCCCCATTAACGACAGTTAAACAGGACATGGAAGTGATGGGGGAGCGAGCGGCAGAAGAGTTGTTACATATGATTAAAGATAAAACCTATGCTCCACAAGTTATTATAGTAGATACTACCTTGATTAAAAGGGGAACATGTACATCACCTAACTAA
- a CDS encoding nuclear transport factor 2 family protein, translating to MKRNSHLSLIQSNKEQNIRRYYQAVDAHDLDTIYSLFSDDIVYERAGSPVIAGIIEFKKFYESERQILIGQHTLLDVIADDHGVAVRGIFNGQLKNGRNVSTKFSDIFIMSGDKVQQRYTFFDGTEV from the coding sequence ATGAAACGGAATTCTCATTTAAGTCTTATACAGTCAAATAAAGAGCAGAATATCCGCAGGTATTATCAAGCAGTGGATGCACATGATCTAGATACGATCTATTCGTTGTTTTCTGATGATATCGTCTATGAACGTGCTGGGTCACCTGTAATTGCTGGAATTATTGAATTTAAAAAATTTTACGAATCAGAACGTCAAATTTTGATCGGTCAACACACGTTGTTGGATGTGATCGCAGATGATCACGGGGTGGCTGTACGTGGAATATTTAATGGGCAATTAAAGAATGGAAGGAATGTAAGCACGAAATTTTCTGATATATTTATCATGTCTGGGGACAAGGTGCAACAAAGATATACTTTTTTTGATGGAACAGAAGTATAA
- a CDS encoding MFS transporter: MIQETSHDAVEVLHKRFYLFKDKNFLSLMFGTWFSTIGDGAYFIILGWYVLNITGSEVALGTTLTAASIPRIIFMLVGGALADRIDRKRILMMSLFIRAVLLILFAFLIVGVHRKPELWLIDWIAVSFGIIDAFFYPASSSIVPSAVPTQVFEKANSLIQTVQQLSTVLGPLLAAGLLLFLDYQMMFVGISMIYLLSTTLLSFLKLRRYVDHVSSLENQIIESPSSMWSEIREGTLFVWSSRILATLMLISLMINLLFMGPINIGIPILIKSFGWSGGTYGLYESGFGLGAVLGGLLVVMMKGFRGKFIWLAGLGAFMGSAMAGIGFVYAPWGGILLMILMGIAIAIVNIPLINYIQTIVPANKLGRTMSVLTLMSMGLVPVSYTVSSFIIEAKWINVRELLLGSGILITLLFCSLYLIRDFRNMEEHPVWKNKYLQNDVESS; the protein is encoded by the coding sequence GTGATTCAAGAGACGAGTCATGATGCTGTTGAAGTATTACATAAACGATTTTATCTGTTTAAGGATAAAAACTTTTTGAGTCTTATGTTTGGAACGTGGTTCTCTACAATTGGTGATGGCGCCTATTTCATCATCTTGGGGTGGTATGTTTTAAATATAACAGGTTCTGAAGTGGCTTTGGGTACGACTTTGACTGCAGCATCTATCCCTCGCATCATATTTATGCTAGTCGGTGGTGCACTGGCTGATCGTATCGATCGCAAACGGATCTTGATGATGTCATTGTTTATACGAGCTGTACTCCTTATTCTCTTTGCGTTTTTAATCGTAGGTGTACATCGAAAACCAGAACTTTGGCTGATCGATTGGATCGCTGTGTCTTTTGGTATAATTGATGCGTTTTTCTACCCTGCAAGTAGTTCGATTGTACCGAGTGCTGTTCCTACACAAGTATTTGAAAAAGCAAATAGTCTCATTCAGACGGTACAACAACTGAGCACTGTGCTAGGTCCATTACTTGCTGCCGGACTCTTATTGTTCCTGGATTATCAGATGATGTTTGTTGGAATCTCAATGATCTATCTACTTAGCACTACATTACTTTCTTTTTTAAAACTACGTAGATATGTAGACCATGTATCTTCATTAGAAAATCAAATAATAGAGTCACCTTCATCTATGTGGTCAGAAATTAGAGAGGGCACACTCTTTGTTTGGTCTTCACGTATTCTTGCCACACTCATGTTGATCTCACTGATGATTAACTTGTTATTTATGGGACCGATCAATATTGGTATCCCCATATTGATCAAAAGTTTTGGGTGGTCTGGAGGTACGTATGGTCTGTACGAATCAGGTTTTGGCTTGGGAGCTGTTTTGGGTGGCTTACTTGTTGTTATGATGAAAGGTTTTCGCGGGAAGTTCATTTGGTTAGCTGGGTTAGGTGCATTCATGGGAAGTGCGATGGCTGGAATTGGGTTTGTTTATGCACCGTGGGGTGGGATTTTGCTTATGATTTTGATGGGTATAGCCATTGCTATCGTAAATATCCCATTGATCAACTATATTCAAACAATCGTACCAGCAAATAAATTGGGACGTACGATGTCAGTATTGACTCTCATGTCAATGGGGCTTGTTCCGGTTAGCTATACGGTATCTTCTTTTATCATAGAAGCAAAATGGATAAATGTAAGAGAGTTGTTGTTGGGTAGCGGAATACTTATCACTCTCTTATTTTGCTCACTCTATCTAATTCGTGATTTTCGGAATATGGAAGAACACCCTGTTTGGAAAAATAAATATCTTCAAAACGATGTAGAATCGTCCTGA
- a CDS encoding MFS transporter: protein METKRDLEASRNGIKALISIGLAWAFDAMDFSILTFVLVDIMKDYHVPLTLAAGVASATTFARLGGGFFGGLLGDYWGRKASLVLSIFWFAVFEFLTGFSIDFTLLYVVRIFYGIGMGAMYANGTPMLMELMPTKWRGIASGIMQSGFSFGFIFAALIYRNWYGFLGWHGLFYVACIPAVLVAIYIWWQLPESTRWKNERAEQTSKKVPISQLFNQGHTWSTIHAAIISVLAFSVTYPINVFYATLLTKNGHFDTAVVADTIILLNVAGIIGNVIGGYVSDLIGRKWVIVISGIATLFCSFLFLDITNDTLRIVFTFLIGLFSIGGVWAAIPTYIAEHFRTSVRSTGQGTTYHFGAALGGAIVPLIVSSVAPYVGGLAWSMTYSVAIASVLISVFALLYKETKGMELE from the coding sequence GTGGAAACTAAACGTGATTTAGAAGCTTCCCGCAATGGGATTAAGGCGTTAATTAGTATTGGCTTAGCATGGGCATTTGATGCTATGGACTTCTCTATTCTTACTTTTGTACTCGTAGATATTATGAAAGACTACCATGTTCCTTTAACATTGGCTGCAGGCGTTGCATCAGCAACAACTTTTGCGCGTTTGGGAGGTGGATTTTTTGGGGGCCTCCTTGGCGATTATTGGGGTCGTAAAGCCAGTCTAGTTTTATCAATATTTTGGTTTGCGGTTTTCGAATTTTTAACTGGATTTTCGATTGATTTTACTCTATTGTATGTCGTTCGAATTTTTTACGGTATTGGTATGGGCGCAATGTATGCAAATGGAACGCCTATGTTAATGGAATTAATGCCTACAAAATGGCGAGGGATTGCATCTGGTATCATGCAGTCTGGTTTCTCATTTGGTTTTATTTTTGCAGCTCTTATTTATCGCAATTGGTATGGGTTTCTCGGATGGCACGGCTTATTCTATGTAGCGTGTATTCCAGCGGTTTTAGTCGCCATTTATATTTGGTGGCAGCTTCCAGAATCTACTCGTTGGAAAAATGAAAGGGCAGAGCAAACAAGCAAAAAAGTACCTATTTCACAACTATTTAATCAAGGCCATACATGGAGTACAATTCATGCAGCTATTATTTCTGTACTTGCATTTTCAGTTACATATCCTATTAATGTTTTTTATGCTACATTATTAACGAAAAATGGTCATTTTGATACCGCAGTAGTAGCAGATACCATTATTTTATTAAACGTAGCAGGCATTATTGGTAACGTAATAGGTGGCTATGTTTCTGATTTGATTGGACGTAAATGGGTCATTGTGATTTCAGGAATTGCTACACTTTTTTGTTCATTTTTATTTTTAGATATTACAAATGATACATTGCGTATTGTGTTTACTTTTCTCATAGGTTTATTTTCTATCGGGGGAGTATGGGCGGCAATTCCTACTTATATTGCAGAACACTTTCGTACAAGTGTTCGATCAACTGGTCAAGGAACTACTTATCATTTTGGAGCGGCACTTGGGGGAGCCATTGTACCATTAATAGTTTCCTCCGTAGCTCCTTATGTAGGTGGATTAGCTTGGTCTATGACTTATTCAGTAGCTATAGCATCTGTTTTAATTAGTGTATTTGCACTACTTTACAAAGAGACAAAAGGTATGGAGTTAGAATGA
- a CDS encoding ArsR/SmtB family transcription factor: MKRYFIIETLEQLKAISDPLRIRLLTMLISQAATGKQLGDQLQIAASKIHYHLHELEDNGFIKVEYTEEKNGIIQKFYRAIAIDYEVSEELLPSIQFDPSLIQEVMANQLRIALSRVYETSEQFFSIDPSGNHVNDQPLIHGIWEINAKKEDLLAWHKKYMSVMHELSLLDSQNEIQNGDRRDENTGTEKCFFMTSVGFLSDVPQIPVDNASAEQADTQHVHHTKDDTTIILEATPSDSRDES; the protein is encoded by the coding sequence ATGAAACGATATTTTATTATTGAAACTCTTGAACAATTAAAAGCAATTAGTGATCCTCTTCGTATTCGATTGCTAACAATGTTAATTTCTCAAGCGGCAACAGGAAAACAATTAGGTGATCAACTTCAAATTGCAGCATCTAAAATTCATTATCACCTGCATGAGTTAGAAGACAATGGATTTATAAAAGTGGAGTATACGGAAGAGAAAAATGGAATTATACAAAAATTTTATCGCGCTATTGCAATTGATTACGAAGTGAGTGAAGAATTACTTCCTTCGATTCAGTTTGATCCATCTCTGATACAAGAAGTCATGGCTAATCAACTGAGAATTGCACTTTCTAGAGTATATGAGACGAGTGAGCAATTTTTTTCTATAGATCCATCTGGTAATCATGTAAACGATCAACCCCTGATCCATGGTATATGGGAAATTAATGCCAAAAAGGAAGACTTACTTGCATGGCATAAAAAATATATGTCGGTTATGCATGAGCTGAGTCTTCTGGATAGTCAAAATGAAATACAAAATGGCGATAGGAGAGATGAGAACACCGGTACAGAAAAGTGTTTCTTCATGACATCTGTTGGGTTTTTATCAGATGTACCGCAGATTCCTGTAGATAATGCTAGTGCAGAACAAGCTGATACACAACATGTGCATCATACGAAAGATGACACGACTATAATACTGGAGGCTACACCGAGTGATTCAAGAGACGAGTCATGA